GCTGAAAATCCGCCAAACGCAACAAAACAGAGCAGCTTCTTAAAATAATACTTCCACAACCACCAAAGAATCCTCCATGTATTACAGTTTAATCCGAAAGGGATTCAGATTTaacatttgacatttgaaatTTAGATAGATCTCTCTGAGCTTGTAGGtgattttctttgtattttaaGAAAGCATGGAAAGTCTTAACAACATGTATGAAGGTGCTTTGGTTTAGCATGAATAATCGCTGTACTCCAGTGTGAAGTGCTACACTTGGCAGAAGCTCTGCAGCTCTGTTCATTGCCGTGATGGCAGCTTTAAGTTTATTCTTCTCTTCTTTGGTGACTGGAAagcttataaaataaaaaaaaagacaaatggaaCGAGAAAATGGCTCAAGTCTCCCAGAAGCTTGCGGGATTCTTACAGTAGGCCTGCAACCACACTGAGGTTTGAAACTGAAaccatactaaaaaaaaaaaagatgctatTTCAGGAATTAGTGATAACGACAGAAAGCTAATCTGTTCCTCTGACACAGAGGAATAAGCTTCCACATTTATCCATTTATATGTAATCAATTGATCtatttgtatgtatatgtgtaaatgtataaacatttaaaaatcacaGCAGTTAAAAATAAGCTGAATGGGGTGGAAGGAAGCACCCTACCAAACTCCATAAATCACACCTCAACAGCTGGCGGCTTTCGCTGCCCCGCTGCTTTAAAGTGATCAGGCAACCTCGTATCCGTCTGGGGGTCCATCcattagcccccccccccaggcccAGTTACAGCCCGCATGTCATCCAGCTTCAACCATTTTATAATCTACAATGTACAGTTATAACTGTAGGATCATGATTCTTCACACCATTCTGGAGGTCTTCAACATTAAATGCTGATGAGACACTTATCGAGGTTTCATAGCAGTATAGAGAGGTGCAGAGATCTCTCAGCAGCACTGCTGGAAGGGCTGATAAAGCCTGAGAAAAAtgatcaataaaataataaatgaaacaccAACAAGACATCTGCAATCACCTTGAGGGTTTAATGCTTCAGAATGGGTCTTACTGGTGtaattaaaaagcaataaaatgtaCTAGAaaccagcacagcacaaaaaaacaggacaatGCAGCTTTTCTAGTGAAAAACAGCAGTAGTCTgctgttttgctgttttaacaccatttttaataattctggaaaaaaaagaccacagcaGGCAGGTTTTCAACGAtgtgttccattttttaaacatattcttCAATAATCTACTGGTTGTATTTAATAACAATGCAATATAGCATGAGAATTAAAATACTGCTGAAAAACTTACTATTTTAAGTTAAATTTCACAAATTAATTTAAGAATAATGCTTAAACTCATCAAAGCAGGATGAGATAGGAGGGTGTGGTCCACAGCAGTGGTTCTGAGACCTTTCCTCGTTCCCAGCCCGTCGTGATGAAGGAACTGTGATGGTGCCGAAGTACTGGATGTGGAATGGCTGCCATGGAAACTAGCCtctatttttttctccacagcTGTATACATTAAAATagcttttaaatataatattccGTAATGAATAAAGAGTTTGTATGGAAACATGCTGGTATTTTAATTTACATAACTGATGATGTCATGCATGCTGCGTTATGTGTGCAGTGATTAGCCACGGAGTGAAATCGTATGAGAgatggtgcgtgtgtgtgtaaaataaaaaacgtTCACACTTCATATTTGTCTGCTGAGCGAACAGCGAGCTGCTGACAGAGTTCACTCCTGGATATTTGACCTTCTTTTGGAGCTCCATCCACACCTTTTTGTGAGGTTCAACACCATCCTGCCATCCTCAGATCCAGCAGagcatttatttttccttcagtGGAAACGGCCAATGGACGGCAGGGAAAAAAGGCCGAACCTCGCCAAAAGTTGGCTGCGCTCAATGAAATGATAGTGAATGACGGCCACACTTGATTCTGATGTGCTATTCCTGTCAGTCACCTGACAACTTATGGCTGGTTTTGGGGTAACGATAGGAAACTTAATTTGTTGAGAGTTGAATAGTTACTGTTTGTAGAGTAAAATCGGGCCCATGAATATGGTTTGACcgactttatttatttccctcccGGGTTAGACTAAAGTTGGCCCGAATGGCAACTTACCTATGGGCAGCACCAGGAAAAAGGGCAGCCAACACAGGATGAACATCCCCACCACGACCCCTAGCGTCTTGGCTGCCTTCTTCTCCCGGGAGAACTTGAGCAGTTTGACGGTCAGGGAGCTCCTGGCTTGGCCCTTGCCGCAGTCCTCCTGCGTCTGGGAGCCTTTGTAGTGGATGCGGAGGGTCAGTTCGCTGGAGTCCATGCGCTCCTTCATCACGCCCGCCTCCAGGTTCTTCGTGGTCCGTTTGGCCACTACGTACACCCTGCAGTACATGGCGAGGATGACGGCCAGGGGGATGTAGAAGGAGCCCAGCGAGGAGAAGAGCGCGTAAAACGGCTCCTCGGTGATCTGGCACACCCTGTCGTCGTTGGACGGGGGCTGCTTCCAGCCCAGCAGGGGTCCGATGGATATCACCACGGCCATGACCCACACGCCCAGCATGGCCAGGAGCGCGCGCTTCTCGGTGACGATGGCCGGGTAGCGCAGCGGGTAGCGCACGCCGATGTACCGGTCGATGGATATTACGCACAGGCTCATGATGGACgcggtgcagcacagcacgtccACCGCAGCCCAGACGTCGCAGAAGATCCTGCCGAACACCCAGTAGTCCAGGATCTCCAGGGTCGCGGACACGGGCAGGACCGTGGTGCCCAGCAGCAGGTCCGCGATGGCCAGGTTGACGATGAAGTAGTTCGTGGGGATGCGCAGGTGCCTGTTGCACACCACGGCAAGGATCACGAGGATGTTCCCCACTATGGCGAACACTATGAAGGCACCCAGGACCATGCCCAGCGGCACCGCTCGGGACAGGTTGAACGGGCCGCCCTGGGCGCCGCCGGGTTCCGTCGAGTTGGAGATGTTGGTCGGGCGCTCTCTGCGCAGCTCGGAGGAAGCGTTACTCCAGAAGTTAGCAGAAGCATCCCCGGTGTCAAAACTCATCTTGACCAACCAAATGCTCCATATCAGACCGAATCGTGCCGTGATGAGACCTCCGGAACCGCCTTCGATCCAGGAGCTCCTCGCCTGGTCCGCATCTGGTCCAGAACCCGCGCGGTCAGCGGACGTGCCGCGACGGTCTCCGGCGTGCGGTCCCCCGCCCCATCAGGGGACGTCCCCCCGTCCCGCTGGGCTCTGCTGTGTGCTGTTTGGTCAGGTGCTGAAAGTGACCCCCGCGGAACCTGCGCGTCGTTCTATTCCTGGGACCTCGCAGAATGTCCGCCACGGCAAGCGCTCGAAGAATACGGGGCGTCCGTGCTTTCATCAGGAGGAAAAGAGGGGGAGACCGGTGGAAAAAAGCAGA
The window above is part of the Denticeps clupeoides chromosome 6, fDenClu1.1, whole genome shotgun sequence genome. Proteins encoded here:
- the adra1ba gene encoding alpha-1A adrenergic receptor translates to MSFDTGDASANFWSNASSELRRERPTNISNSTEPGGAQGGPFNLSRAVPLGMVLGAFIVFAIVGNILVILAVVCNRHLRIPTNYFIVNLAIADLLLGTTVLPVSATLEILDYWVFGRIFCDVWAAVDVLCCTASIMSLCVISIDRYIGVRYPLRYPAIVTEKRALLAMLGVWVMAVVISIGPLLGWKQPPSNDDRVCQITEEPFYALFSSLGSFYIPLAVILAMYCRVYVVAKRTTKNLEAGVMKERMDSSELTLRIHYKGSQTQEDCGKGQARSSLTVKLLKFSREKKAAKTLGVVVGMFILCWLPFFLVLPIGSFNPNLYPPKTFFKVIFWLGYFNSCLNPIIYPYYSREFKQAFIRILRCQCQQKRRYSWRAYNYRSNHSSANHGYMDSHSACSNGSQQTLASLHPSPCFTTRGVGSQQETGHLPGWGPSSSSSSSSMSGSPFPSKIPPVHQAVCPGATIPSRMIPTFPTAVPSKNLHSSEQNGTEKMEKIINSRASPDTKM